The following are encoded together in the Mesoterricola sediminis genome:
- the bshC gene encoding bacillithiol biosynthesis protein BshC: MTLPTCPRVATGQQIGVGWTPALSVVKALAALAEARRLGGEAVYWMADEDHDQLEVATTVGFDGNRLVRHRFAFAAPPGTATGWLAWTSEHQRQAEALWGEVPAAEDDTLAGHVRALGAPLWRRGLRPFSPTRAEARPAIQEELARIRALGLERLLYKQAERLLAEGRSLPLDPRTQAAWFCLDPRTGRRRRLEAGETCDRGHWLSPGAALRPLMQSLLIPGLEAVVLGPGERAYWQLTEPCWDKADIRPPRIIARPSVYVLPRGLRLPPYLLEPLREGRWEAFWREGVPRPTEALGLAPDPAWSPQVAERFTRELDRTRARLVRLDRRLAREAAAQTLGMDPEHLRQHLFPLGHPQERVLPGLPWLRREDLLDRMLSALEGRSPLVLLEEP; encoded by the coding sequence ATGACATTGCCAACCTGTCCCCGGGTGGCCACCGGCCAGCAGATCGGCGTCGGCTGGACGCCGGCTTTGTCCGTCGTCAAAGCCCTGGCTGCCCTCGCCGAAGCCCGCCGCCTCGGCGGCGAGGCGGTCTACTGGATGGCCGACGAGGACCACGATCAGCTGGAGGTCGCCACGACGGTCGGCTTCGACGGGAACCGCCTCGTCCGCCACCGCTTCGCCTTCGCCGCCCCCCCGGGCACCGCCACCGGCTGGCTCGCCTGGACGTCCGAGCACCAGCGCCAGGCCGAGGCCCTCTGGGGGGAGGTGCCGGCCGCGGAGGACGACACCCTCGCCGGCCATGTGCGCGCCCTGGGCGCCCCCCTCTGGCGGCGCGGCCTCCGCCCCTTCTCCCCCACCCGCGCCGAGGCCCGGCCCGCCATCCAGGAGGAGCTGGCCCGGATCCGGGCCCTGGGCCTGGAACGCCTGCTGTACAAGCAGGCGGAACGCCTCCTGGCCGAGGGCCGGAGCCTGCCCCTGGACCCCCGCACCCAGGCCGCCTGGTTTTGCCTGGATCCCCGGACCGGCCGCCGGAGGCGGCTGGAGGCCGGCGAGACCTGCGACCGCGGCCACTGGCTGAGCCCCGGCGCGGCCCTGCGCCCCCTCATGCAGAGCCTGCTCATCCCGGGCCTGGAGGCCGTGGTCCTGGGCCCCGGGGAGCGCGCCTACTGGCAACTGACCGAACCCTGCTGGGACAAGGCGGACATCCGGCCCCCGCGCATCATCGCCCGCCCTTCCGTCTATGTGCTCCCCCGGGGGCTCCGCCTGCCGCCCTACCTGCTGGAACCCCTCCGGGAAGGCCGGTGGGAGGCCTTCTGGCGGGAGGGGGTCCCCCGCCCCACCGAGGCGCTGGGCCTGGCGCCCGACCCCGCCTGGAGCCCCCAGGTGGCCGAGCGCTTCACCCGGGAACTGGACCGCACACGCGCCCGTCTCGTTCGCCTGGACCGGCGCCTCGCGCGCGAAGCCGCCGCCCAGACCCTGGGCATGGATCCGGAGCACCTGCGCCAGCACCTCTTCCCCCTGGGCCACCCCCAGGAGCGGGTCCTGCCCGGCCTGCCCTGGCTGAGGCGGGAGGACCTCCTGGACCGTATGCTGTCGGCCCTGGAGGGGCGGAGCCCCCTCGTGCTGCTGGAGGAACCATGA
- a CDS encoding PadR family transcriptional regulator gives MNPDRFENLRLELRRGSLILAVLAELRVERYGYTLRKALEDHGLPMDESTLYPLLRRLEAQGLLQSEWREEDKRNKRYYRLTPEGQDMLGQLTAEWRGIGRSLDQIL, from the coding sequence ATGAACCCTGATCGCTTCGAGAACCTGCGGCTGGAACTCCGCCGGGGGAGCCTCATCCTCGCCGTCCTGGCGGAACTGCGGGTGGAGCGCTACGGCTACACCCTCCGCAAGGCCCTGGAAGACCACGGCCTGCCCATGGATGAAAGCACCCTCTACCCCCTCCTGCGGCGCCTGGAGGCCCAGGGGCTCCTCCAGAGCGAATGGCGGGAGGAGGACAAGCGCAACAAGCGCTACTACCGCCTCACCCCGGAGGGCCAGGACATGCTCGGCCAGCTCACCGCCGAATGGCGCGGCATCGGCCGCTCCCTGGACCAGATCCTTTAA
- the ftsH gene encoding ATP-dependent zinc metalloprotease FtsH: MNSMMKSALVWIGIIALVLLALKQIPTNSRVNEIPFSTFYAEGVEGKYSSVTLTGVDIEGTYKNPVKTPRGETISKFKTVAPPMQDLGKAILAWKQEGQLDEFKAAKPSENNFMYMLVFWGPLLVFVVLWFVFMRQAQMGGNKALSFGKARARGLSTSARRVTFADVAGCDEAKEELQEIVEFLKDPAKFVKLGGKIPKGVLLMGPPGTGKTLLARAISGEAKVQFFSISGSDFVEMFVGVGASRVRDLFEQGKKNAPCIIFIDEIDAVGRHRGAGLGGGHDEREQTLNQLLVEMDGFEGNEGVILIAATNRPDVLDPALLRPGRFDRRVVVDRPDLKGRFEILKVHTADKIPLSPDVDLEVIARGTPGFAGADLANLCNEAALYAARTNKKWVEMIDFEQAKDKVFMGTERKSMVMSDEDKRDTAYHEAGHAVVAASIPGADPVHKVTIIPRGRALGVTWQLPERDRYASTRERMEGEIAILMGGRVAEETFFERLSTGAANDIERATQIARRMVCDYGMSEKLGPLSFGQGEHEIFLGRDFSQRRDFSEETARLIDAEVHAIVMRNFERARTIIREKRGILENLALALLARETLDAGDVVRLMNGEALPPKPATGSSKPMDNPPDPGGLKPALSPA, encoded by the coding sequence TTGAATTCCATGATGAAGAGCGCGCTGGTCTGGATCGGCATCATCGCCCTGGTCCTGCTGGCGCTCAAGCAGATCCCCACCAACAGCCGCGTGAACGAGATCCCCTTCTCCACGTTCTACGCCGAGGGGGTGGAGGGCAAATACAGCAGCGTCACCCTCACCGGCGTCGACATCGAGGGCACGTACAAGAACCCGGTCAAGACCCCCCGGGGCGAGACCATCAGCAAGTTCAAGACCGTGGCGCCGCCCATGCAGGACCTGGGCAAGGCGATCCTGGCCTGGAAGCAGGAGGGGCAGCTGGACGAGTTCAAGGCGGCCAAGCCGAGCGAGAACAACTTCATGTACATGCTCGTCTTCTGGGGCCCCCTGCTCGTCTTTGTGGTCCTCTGGTTCGTCTTCATGCGCCAGGCCCAGATGGGCGGCAACAAGGCCCTCTCCTTCGGCAAGGCCCGGGCCCGCGGCCTGTCCACCTCGGCCCGCAGGGTGACCTTCGCCGACGTGGCCGGGTGCGACGAGGCCAAGGAGGAACTGCAGGAGATCGTCGAGTTCCTGAAGGATCCCGCCAAGTTCGTGAAGCTGGGCGGCAAGATCCCCAAGGGCGTCCTCCTCATGGGCCCTCCGGGGACCGGCAAGACCCTCCTGGCCCGCGCCATCTCCGGCGAGGCCAAGGTCCAGTTCTTCTCCATCTCGGGCTCCGACTTCGTCGAGATGTTCGTGGGCGTCGGCGCGAGCCGCGTGCGCGACCTCTTCGAGCAGGGCAAGAAGAACGCCCCCTGCATCATCTTCATCGATGAGATCGACGCCGTGGGCCGCCACCGGGGCGCCGGGCTCGGCGGGGGCCACGACGAGCGCGAGCAGACCCTGAACCAGCTCCTGGTCGAGATGGACGGCTTCGAGGGCAACGAGGGGGTCATCCTCATCGCGGCCACCAACCGGCCGGACGTCCTCGACCCCGCCCTCCTCCGCCCCGGCCGCTTCGACCGGCGGGTGGTGGTGGACCGGCCCGACCTCAAGGGCCGCTTCGAGATCCTCAAGGTCCACACCGCCGACAAGATCCCCCTCAGCCCCGACGTGGACCTGGAGGTGATCGCCCGCGGCACCCCCGGCTTCGCCGGCGCCGACCTGGCCAACCTCTGCAACGAGGCCGCCCTCTACGCCGCCCGCACCAACAAGAAGTGGGTCGAAATGATCGACTTCGAGCAGGCCAAGGACAAGGTGTTCATGGGCACCGAGCGCAAGAGCATGGTCATGAGCGACGAGGACAAGCGGGACACCGCCTACCACGAGGCGGGCCACGCGGTCGTCGCCGCCTCCATCCCCGGCGCGGACCCCGTCCACAAGGTCACCATCATCCCCCGCGGGCGGGCCCTGGGCGTCACCTGGCAGCTGCCCGAGCGCGACCGCTACGCCTCCACCCGGGAGCGCATGGAGGGCGAGATCGCCATCCTCATGGGCGGCCGGGTCGCCGAGGAGACCTTCTTCGAGCGCCTGTCCACCGGCGCGGCCAACGACATCGAGCGCGCCACCCAGATCGCCCGCCGCATGGTGTGCGACTACGGCATGAGCGAGAAGCTGGGCCCCCTCAGCTTCGGCCAGGGCGAGCACGAGATCTTCCTGGGCCGCGACTTCAGCCAGCGGCGCGACTTCTCCGAGGAGACCGCGCGCCTCATCGACGCCGAGGTCCACGCCATCGTCATGCGCAACTTCGAGCGGGCCAGGACCATCATCCGCGAGAAGCGCGGGATCCTGGAGAACCTGGCCCTGGCCCTGCTGGCCCGGGAGACCCTGGACGCCGGCGACGTGGTGCGCCTCATGAACGGGGAGGCCCTCCCCCCCAAGCCCGCCACCGGATCGTCCAAGCCCATGGACAACCCGCCTGACCCGGGCGGCCTGAAGCCCGCCCTGAGCCCCGCTTGA
- the bshB1 gene encoding bacillithiol biosynthesis deacetylase BshB1 — translation MSGLDLLVVGAHPDDAEVHVGGILALAADRGLEAGILDLTRGEMGTRGDAATRHAEAMEAARILGVARRILDLPDARFDESEASRAQVAVQLRELRPAVVVLPDPEDRHPDHRRAHRLVREAAYYAGLRNLPIPGEPWRPQAVAWVGGENPGRPDLLVDVSAVWARRMAAFDAFGSQFQADPAQPPTRISDPAFRRGVEGRAMHWGSLIRVPWAEALWTERPVPPALAALLGRLA, via the coding sequence ATGAGCGGTCTCGATCTCCTGGTGGTGGGCGCCCACCCCGACGACGCCGAGGTCCATGTGGGCGGGATCCTCGCCCTGGCCGCGGACCGGGGCCTGGAGGCCGGCATCCTGGACCTGACCCGGGGCGAGATGGGCACCCGCGGCGACGCCGCCACCCGCCACGCCGAGGCCATGGAGGCGGCCCGGATCCTGGGGGTGGCGCGCCGGATCCTGGACCTGCCCGACGCGCGCTTCGACGAGAGCGAGGCCAGCCGCGCCCAGGTCGCGGTCCAGCTGCGGGAGCTCCGGCCCGCCGTGGTCGTCCTCCCCGATCCCGAGGACCGGCACCCCGATCACCGCCGGGCCCACCGGCTCGTCCGGGAAGCCGCCTATTATGCGGGCCTGCGGAACCTGCCCATCCCCGGCGAGCCCTGGCGGCCCCAGGCCGTGGCGTGGGTGGGCGGCGAGAACCCTGGCCGCCCGGACCTCCTGGTGGACGTGTCCGCCGTCTGGGCCCGCCGGATGGCGGCCTTCGACGCCTTCGGAAGCCAGTTCCAGGCCGACCCCGCCCAGCCTCCGACGCGCATCTCCGACCCCGCCTTCCGGCGCGGCGTCGAGGGCCGGGCCATGCACTGGGGCTCCCTGATCCGCGTCCCCTGGGCGGAGGCCCTCTGGACGGAACGGCCCGTGCCCCCCGCCCTCGCGGCCCTGCTGGGCCGGCTCGCTTGA
- the folP gene encoding dihydropteroate synthase, whose translation MTPGTWLTGAGRIDLAGPFPMGILNVTPDSFSDGGRFQDPGAALAQARSLADQGARMLDVGAESTRPGARPVGPAEEWARLEPVLALLRTHLPELPVSLDTRHPEVAARGLRAGVAVINDVTGFRDPALLHVAVNGGCGLIAMRSRLEGDALVMPPYGGGEHRDAAAAIAELVEVRDRVLAAGVAPDRILLDPGFGFGTTFLEDLALWNALPQLPEALDWPAAGFCIGISRKRFLSWKAGVPAMPVLERDPLAARLHREAEGLGYRVFRTHAVTVPRIRPALPEDAPALAHVQVASWRATYRGILPNPILEALSEPGREAAFLEAMASAPPAHRFWVLEARGAVQGFAVAGPCREPGVDPARLGEVHAIYLLPEAWGQGLGKALLDRATEALRADGFREAALWVLERNGHARRFYEVNGWRPWGQPRNAWMDGIALREVAYRLALEPPLPEL comes from the coding sequence TTGACCCCGGGGACCTGGCTGACGGGGGCCGGCCGGATCGATCTGGCCGGCCCCTTTCCCATGGGGATCCTCAACGTGACCCCCGACTCCTTCAGCGACGGGGGGCGTTTCCAGGATCCCGGGGCCGCCCTGGCCCAGGCCCGGAGCCTGGCGGACCAGGGCGCGCGCATGCTGGACGTGGGCGCGGAGAGCACCCGCCCCGGGGCGCGGCCCGTGGGCCCCGCCGAGGAGTGGGCCCGCCTCGAGCCGGTCCTGGCCCTGCTCCGGACGCACCTGCCGGAGCTCCCGGTCAGCCTCGACACCCGCCATCCGGAGGTGGCGGCCCGGGGCCTGCGGGCCGGCGTGGCCGTCATCAACGACGTGACGGGCTTCCGGGATCCGGCCCTCCTGCACGTGGCCGTCAACGGGGGCTGCGGCCTCATCGCCATGCGCAGCCGCCTGGAGGGGGACGCGCTCGTCATGCCCCCCTACGGCGGCGGGGAGCACCGGGACGCCGCCGCGGCCATCGCCGAGCTGGTCGAGGTCCGGGACCGGGTCCTCGCGGCCGGCGTGGCCCCGGACCGGATCCTCCTGGACCCGGGCTTCGGCTTCGGCACCACCTTCCTGGAGGACCTGGCGCTCTGGAACGCCCTCCCGCAGCTGCCGGAGGCCCTGGACTGGCCCGCCGCGGGCTTCTGCATCGGCATCTCCCGCAAGCGCTTCCTGTCCTGGAAGGCCGGGGTCCCGGCCATGCCGGTCCTGGAGCGGGATCCGCTGGCGGCGCGGCTCCACCGCGAGGCCGAGGGCCTGGGCTACCGGGTCTTCCGCACCCACGCGGTGACCGTGCCCCGCATCCGCCCGGCCCTGCCGGAGGACGCCCCCGCCCTCGCCCACGTGCAGGTGGCCTCGTGGCGCGCCACGTACCGCGGCATCCTCCCCAACCCGATCCTGGAGGCCCTTTCCGAGCCGGGCCGCGAGGCCGCGTTCCTGGAAGCCATGGCCTCCGCCCCTCCCGCCCACCGGTTCTGGGTCCTGGAGGCCCGCGGCGCCGTCCAGGGCTTCGCCGTGGCGGGCCCCTGCCGGGAGCCCGGCGTCGACCCCGCGCGCCTGGGGGAGGTCCACGCCATCTACCTGCTGCCCGAGGCCTGGGGCCAGGGCCTGGGCAAGGCCCTCCTCGACCGGGCCACGGAGGCCCTCCGGGCGGACGGGTTCCGGGAGGCCGCCCTGTGGGTCCTGGAGCGCAACGGCCATGCCCGCAGGTTTTATGAAGTGAACGGCTGGCGCCCCTGGGGGCAGCCCCGCAACGCGTGGATGGACGGGATCGCCCTGCGCGAGGTAGCCTACCGCCTCGCCCTGGAACCGCCGCTCCCTGAGTTGTAG
- the tilS gene encoding tRNA lysidine(34) synthetase TilS yields the protein MNRAEARWLDQVLRRDDGIRDCRVLVACSGGGDSLALLAFLWAVRKSLGLELAVAHAHHGLRPEADAEADLVRRVCRNADLDLAEARFDVRAHAAATGQGLETAARELRWSWLRAEAASSGAAAVATGHTLDDHTETVLLRLARGGGSGCLTPLAARQGLRWSPLVEARREDLRAYLRRRGLAWAEDASNAEPFTPRNRWRALLGPLRAEAPALDAHLWETHLQVAELAAFRDRQVAAWRGTRWDALGGEVRLAPVWTEPDLRFALEAAFRELDWPREADLLRALAAWLRPRLMRRSRRPGAWGGFRLEPLAGPPPDPLSWRLQHP from the coding sequence TTGAATCGCGCCGAGGCGCGCTGGCTGGACCAGGTCCTCCGGCGGGACGACGGGATCCGGGACTGCCGGGTCCTGGTGGCCTGCTCCGGAGGCGGCGATTCCCTGGCGCTCCTGGCCTTCCTGTGGGCGGTCCGGAAGAGCCTCGGCCTCGAGCTCGCCGTGGCCCACGCCCACCACGGGCTCCGGCCCGAGGCGGACGCGGAGGCCGACCTGGTCCGCCGGGTCTGCCGCAACGCGGACCTGGACCTGGCCGAGGCCCGGTTCGACGTGCGGGCCCACGCGGCCGCCACCGGCCAGGGGCTGGAGACCGCGGCGCGGGAGCTCCGCTGGTCCTGGCTCCGGGCCGAGGCCGCGTCCTCGGGGGCCGCGGCCGTCGCCACGGGCCACACCCTGGACGACCACACCGAGACCGTGCTGCTCCGCCTCGCCCGGGGCGGCGGCTCGGGCTGCCTCACCCCCCTCGCGGCCCGGCAAGGCCTCCGCTGGAGCCCCCTGGTGGAGGCGCGCCGGGAGGACCTGCGCGCCTACCTGCGGCGGCGGGGCCTCGCATGGGCGGAGGACGCCAGCAACGCCGAGCCCTTCACCCCCCGCAACCGCTGGCGGGCCCTCCTGGGGCCCCTCCGGGCGGAGGCCCCCGCCCTGGACGCCCACCTCTGGGAGACCCACCTCCAGGTGGCGGAACTGGCCGCCTTCCGGGACCGCCAGGTGGCCGCCTGGCGGGGGACCCGGTGGGACGCCCTGGGGGGGGAGGTGCGCCTCGCCCCCGTCTGGACCGAACCCGACCTCCGCTTCGCCCTCGAGGCGGCCTTCCGGGAGCTGGACTGGCCCCGGGAGGCGGACCTGCTCCGCGCCCTGGCCGCTTGGCTCCGGCCCCGGCTCATGCGCCGGTCCCGCCGGCCGGGGGCCTGGGGGGGCTTCCGGCTGGAGCCCCTGGCCGGGCCGCCGCCGGACCCCCTGTCCTGGCGTCTGCAACATCCCTGA
- a CDS encoding diaminopimelate epimerase, protein MKGIFLEPWIPPGSPDPFRLALEAADAAGLARCDAWPRFERGGVTFGGLPPFLTWRVRAGDATHLILVQAREVGALVPGARRDPLPDRWLEDLDLDALARPLAIHPAFPGGASVHVVQVLAPGRARVRSHGDAPGPAIGAVLARLSGLPDWDAGPAGT, encoded by the coding sequence ATGAAAGGAATCTTCCTTGAACCCTGGATCCCGCCTGGCAGCCCGGATCCCTTCCGCCTGGCCTTGGAGGCCGCCGACGCGGCCGGCCTGGCCCGGTGCGATGCCTGGCCCCGGTTCGAGCGGGGGGGCGTGACCTTCGGCGGCCTGCCCCCCTTCCTCACCTGGCGGGTGCGCGCCGGCGACGCGACCCACCTCATCCTCGTGCAGGCGCGGGAGGTGGGCGCCCTGGTGCCCGGGGCCCGCCGGGACCCCCTCCCCGACCGCTGGCTGGAGGACCTGGACCTGGACGCCCTGGCCCGCCCCCTGGCGATCCACCCGGCCTTCCCTGGCGGGGCGTCCGTCCACGTGGTGCAGGTGCTGGCCCCGGGCCGGGCCCGGGTCCGGTCCCATGGGGACGCGCCGGGCCCCGCCATCGGGGCCGTGCTGGCCCGCCTCAGCGGGCTTCCGGATTGGGACGCAGGGCCAGCAGGAACTTGA